The following proteins are encoded in a genomic region of Mycobacterium sp. 155:
- a CDS encoding glycosyltransferase: MAGPSAKSEDPGYRPEHNDQPEIVTSATPPRQLTVAHVIHSLGAGGAEAVLVELARAAPAAGLRLVVVGLSDARSGEEVDNRVVPQLRELGATVYEMHTGRYDPTSAVTLARLLRDERVDIVHTHLKHADIVGGAAARLAHLPAVSTLHVIDIPTSRPHQLRVAAGVFARRHLSRRVIALSSAQRRWYSRYAGDAPVTVLPNGVVEPQVTRDRASIRAEIRVPEGALLALCVSLMRPEKGHAALLEAIRQLPDDLPLVVALAGDGPLLADIRSAIDSDSVLRERIRILGFRSDVSDLLSACDFVIQPSLEDALPTSLISALAAARPIVATNVGGIPDIVGPGCGLLVEPGQPAALSAAVAKMATMLRSDEAESTAMRQAGREQYERSFSAEVWVNRLRSVYEQVIGPVGAKSAVTTQTRSRRVVLVEFPPAGGLFQFSLQLGEALAQAGDEVELITGPAPELNSRVPGCRVRSLLPTWHPTAGANVPEWWRRARRGVRAGQHTAAWAILLGYLVRTRPDVVLWSAWRFPVDGWGVRLVRKVLPRTVLGIVAHEPRPLVEQPGQNGMYKTSGATSRALAPAYADLDVAFVLGESARQTLIETWPITAPVHVIPHGDESIFASTPIAGVDTTGPVALCFGTITAYKGIDTLCDAWPTVRARVPAAELAIVGALSADVDAPALRARVAELAGVSLHTEYVPVEEVSAYFARARCVVLPYKRSSQSGVAHLAHTFARPVVATRVGDIPTVVVEGISGLLVAPDDADALADALVRLLTQPDLAQRLGESGARALTAEASWDEVASRLREGLPLRT; the protein is encoded by the coding sequence GTGGCCGGTCCTAGCGCGAAAAGCGAAGATCCGGGCTACCGCCCGGAGCACAACGACCAGCCGGAGATTGTCACGTCCGCTACGCCGCCCCGTCAACTTACGGTGGCCCATGTCATCCACTCCCTCGGCGCTGGCGGAGCGGAAGCGGTGCTCGTCGAACTCGCTCGAGCGGCGCCGGCGGCGGGCCTTCGTTTGGTTGTCGTGGGTCTGTCTGATGCGCGATCGGGCGAGGAGGTGGACAACCGCGTGGTTCCGCAACTGCGGGAACTCGGCGCGACGGTCTACGAGATGCACACCGGGCGGTATGACCCGACGTCGGCGGTCACCCTGGCCAGGTTACTTCGCGACGAGCGCGTCGACATTGTGCACACTCATCTCAAGCACGCCGACATCGTCGGTGGGGCAGCGGCCCGCCTTGCGCACCTGCCTGCGGTCTCGACTCTGCACGTTATCGATATTCCGACCTCCAGGCCGCATCAGCTGCGCGTCGCCGCCGGAGTCTTCGCACGCCGGCATCTGTCGCGGCGGGTGATCGCGCTCTCCAGTGCGCAACGCCGCTGGTACAGCCGTTATGCCGGTGATGCGCCGGTCACGGTGCTGCCCAACGGAGTAGTCGAACCACAGGTCACTCGCGATCGGGCATCGATCCGCGCGGAGATCAGGGTGCCTGAGGGTGCTTTGTTGGCGTTGTGCGTCAGCCTCATGCGCCCGGAGAAGGGTCACGCAGCCCTGCTTGAGGCGATTCGGCAGTTGCCCGACGACCTGCCGTTGGTCGTGGCCCTGGCCGGCGATGGGCCGCTGTTGGCGGACATCCGCTCCGCGATCGACAGCGATTCCGTGCTCCGGGAACGGATTCGGATCCTGGGCTTCCGTTCCGATGTCTCCGACTTGCTCTCAGCGTGCGACTTCGTTATCCAGCCGTCCTTGGAGGACGCCCTGCCGACGTCACTGATCTCGGCATTGGCTGCCGCCCGGCCGATCGTTGCGACGAACGTCGGAGGCATACCGGATATCGTCGGGCCGGGCTGTGGGCTGCTGGTTGAACCCGGTCAACCAGCAGCCCTGAGCGCTGCCGTCGCCAAGATGGCAACAATGCTTCGCTCCGATGAGGCCGAGTCGACGGCCATGCGGCAGGCTGGCCGAGAGCAATACGAGCGTAGTTTCAGCGCCGAGGTATGGGTGAACCGTTTGCGTTCGGTGTACGAGCAGGTTATCGGGCCGGTCGGGGCTAAGAGTGCGGTGACGACGCAGACGCGGTCGCGAAGAGTCGTGCTGGTGGAGTTTCCTCCCGCGGGTGGGCTGTTCCAGTTCTCGCTCCAGCTGGGTGAAGCACTGGCGCAGGCCGGCGATGAGGTCGAGCTGATCACGGGTCCCGCGCCGGAGCTGAATTCCCGGGTGCCGGGTTGTCGAGTACGCAGCTTGCTACCGACCTGGCATCCCACCGCCGGCGCCAACGTTCCGGAATGGTGGCGCCGGGCTCGTCGAGGAGTTAGGGCGGGTCAGCACACAGCAGCGTGGGCGATCCTGCTTGGCTACCTGGTGCGTACTCGGCCCGACGTAGTCCTGTGGTCGGCGTGGCGATTTCCGGTCGACGGCTGGGGCGTGCGGCTGGTACGGAAGGTTCTTCCGAGAACCGTGCTGGGCATCGTCGCGCACGAGCCCCGCCCGCTGGTCGAACAACCCGGCCAGAACGGGATGTACAAGACTTCCGGCGCGACCAGCCGTGCGCTGGCGCCGGCCTACGCCGACCTAGACGTGGCCTTCGTGTTGGGGGAATCGGCGAGGCAGACGCTGATCGAGACCTGGCCGATTACCGCTCCGGTCCATGTCATACCGCACGGTGACGAAAGCATCTTCGCGTCGACTCCCATTGCCGGCGTGGACACCACCGGGCCGGTGGCTCTGTGCTTCGGCACGATTACGGCCTACAAGGGGATCGATACGCTGTGCGATGCCTGGCCGACGGTGCGGGCACGCGTTCCCGCCGCAGAACTGGCCATCGTCGGTGCATTGAGTGCCGACGTCGATGCCCCGGCGTTACGCGCCCGCGTCGCCGAACTTGCCGGCGTCAGCCTGCACACTGAATACGTCCCGGTGGAAGAGGTCTCCGCATACTTCGCGCGGGCCAGGTGTGTGGTCCTGCCGTATAAGCGCAGCAGTCAGTCCGGGGTGGCGCATTTGGCGCACACCTTTGCTCGGCCAGTGGTCGCCACTCGCGTGGGCGATATCCCCACTGTGGTGGTCGAAGGGATTTCCGGGTTGCTGGTCGCACCCGATGATGCCGACGCCCTCGCCGATGCGCTCGTGCGTCTGCTAACCCAACCCGACTTGGCGCAACGACTGGGGGAATCCGGAGCACGCGCATTGACAGCAGAAGCCTCCTGGGACGAGGTCGCCTCGAGGCTGCGTGAGGGTTTGCCACTGCGTACGTGA
- a CDS encoding glycosyltransferase → MSASAAGGQCGRPADSIRVLMILDTFSFGGAENLVVELGKHAPESLEVSAASLAPASRGNETIVRRLSEAGLNPTYLSVRRLLDPMGFVRLVRTLRRAPVDVVHAHLGYSATLVPLAARLAGKPVVATLHISPQRHVRRGEWLKERWSVRIPARFGRLVLVSEHCYREYARLHGPARKTWRVIPNGVDLDRFALQRDPRSATGPVWAVIAALRPDKNHADLVRAWAGVVAAYPDAKLLVVGDGPARPDVERAITAAGLDASIQLLGVREDIPEILRSVDGVVSASVDEALPTALIEAGACGLPVVAADAGGTREIVVDGVTGRLVPVRDVPALTDALLSVMGNSALAAAYGAAGQARIREKFSFGGWVDQLELLYDEVRSGRS, encoded by the coding sequence ATGTCGGCATCCGCTGCGGGCGGTCAGTGCGGGCGGCCAGCCGATTCGATTCGTGTGCTGATGATCCTAGATACCTTCAGCTTCGGCGGCGCCGAGAATCTCGTCGTCGAACTGGGCAAACACGCTCCGGAATCTTTGGAGGTGTCCGCCGCGAGCCTTGCGCCTGCAAGCCGGGGGAATGAGACGATCGTCCGCCGGCTCAGCGAAGCCGGTTTGAACCCGACGTATTTGTCGGTCCGTCGACTCCTCGACCCAATGGGCTTCGTCCGATTGGTCCGTACGCTGCGCCGGGCACCGGTCGATGTTGTGCATGCTCACCTGGGCTATTCGGCGACCCTCGTCCCGCTCGCGGCGCGTTTGGCCGGCAAGCCCGTTGTCGCGACTTTACATATCAGCCCGCAACGGCACGTGCGACGTGGTGAGTGGCTCAAGGAGCGATGGTCGGTGCGCATCCCGGCCCGCTTCGGTCGGCTGGTGCTTGTTTCGGAACATTGTTACCGGGAGTACGCACGGCTGCATGGCCCGGCCCGGAAGACTTGGCGGGTGATTCCCAACGGGGTTGACCTCGATCGGTTCGCGCTCCAGCGGGACCCACGCTCGGCGACCGGCCCGGTGTGGGCGGTTATCGCCGCGCTGCGCCCGGATAAAAATCACGCCGACCTGGTGCGGGCTTGGGCAGGTGTCGTTGCCGCTTACCCCGACGCGAAGCTCTTGGTCGTCGGAGACGGCCCGGCTCGGCCCGATGTCGAACGTGCGATAACGGCCGCTGGTCTCGATGCTTCGATACAACTGCTGGGTGTTCGCGAGGACATCCCAGAGATCCTCCGCAGCGTAGACGGGGTTGTGTCGGCCTCGGTTGACGAGGCTTTGCCTACGGCGCTGATCGAGGCTGGTGCGTGCGGTCTCCCCGTCGTAGCGGCAGACGCCGGCGGTACCCGGGAGATCGTGGTGGACGGTGTAACAGGTCGGTTGGTGCCTGTGCGGGACGTGCCCGCCCTGACCGATGCCTTGTTGAGCGTCATGGGGAACTCTGCTCTGGCGGCCGCCTACGGTGCGGCCGGCCAGGCCCGCATCCGCGAAAAGTTCTCCTTCGGAGGTTGGGTTGACCAGCTCGAACTGTTGTATGACGAGGTGCGAAGTGGCCGGTCCTAG
- a CDS encoding lipopolysaccharide biosynthesis protein — MRLRTLIQRCRPARDAPDRNSFTEDDCNHADGCTQQPHPAFDHTNPPPTGRQVAWNYLVYGLSKSSSLIMTVIVARLLTPADFGLFAMALLVVNLFDYVRDLGVGAALVQSPKNWNRIAPTGLTLTLVFGVVASVAIVSMAGLIADALHHPDLTPMIRALAIALMISALSTIPAAYLRRALDFRRRILPEALGAATRAVLTVVLAINGLGVWSLIYGQLAAAIVMTTLYWWVARTAVRIEFDRSEAVALIRFGLPVSAVTLLAFAIYNVDYLAIGLRLGDEELGLYTVAYRLPELLVLNLCVVISEVLFSSLSRLQHDRAAVAQHYLQVLTVVVALTAPISVALAAAAPAVIGTLFGPTYSSAAPVLAVLALYTLIYSASFHSGDVYKALRRPTTLTAIEVVKLATMVVPIWWAAGHGIVMVAFVLLTIEIVHFVARMWVLGPVAGLPLRETLRAVSRPTPAAAVMGAVMVVVGKSTSSLTAPAALVVMVLAGLPTYILALRVTAPELVRAGLAAARSVSRRSQAVSARSSKGKLV, encoded by the coding sequence GTGAGATTGCGAACACTGATTCAACGGTGCCGGCCTGCACGAGATGCGCCGGACCGCAACAGTTTCACTGAGGACGATTGCAACCACGCAGACGGGTGTACACAGCAGCCACACCCTGCGTTCGATCATACGAACCCGCCGCCAACGGGGCGCCAGGTCGCATGGAATTACCTGGTCTACGGCCTGAGCAAAAGCTCGTCGTTGATCATGACAGTTATCGTCGCGCGCCTACTCACACCCGCTGACTTCGGATTGTTTGCCATGGCGCTCCTGGTGGTCAACCTGTTCGATTATGTCAGGGATCTCGGCGTCGGTGCCGCACTGGTGCAGAGTCCGAAAAACTGGAATCGCATTGCACCAACGGGTCTGACGCTCACGTTGGTCTTCGGTGTCGTTGCCAGCGTCGCGATCGTGAGCATGGCTGGGTTGATTGCAGACGCCCTGCACCATCCCGATCTGACACCGATGATTCGTGCCCTCGCCATCGCGTTGATGATCTCGGCGCTCAGCACGATTCCAGCCGCCTACCTACGGCGGGCCTTGGACTTTCGCCGCCGAATTCTGCCGGAGGCGCTCGGTGCCGCCACACGGGCGGTCCTAACTGTCGTGTTAGCCATCAACGGGCTCGGTGTATGGAGCCTGATATATGGCCAGCTCGCTGCTGCCATCGTCATGACCACGTTGTACTGGTGGGTTGCACGAACAGCCGTCCGGATCGAGTTCGACAGGAGCGAAGCGGTCGCACTGATTCGCTTCGGACTCCCCGTGAGCGCAGTCACACTGCTCGCTTTCGCGATATATAACGTCGATTATCTGGCCATCGGCTTGCGCCTGGGTGACGAAGAGCTGGGCCTGTACACAGTTGCGTACAGACTGCCAGAACTGCTGGTGCTCAATCTCTGCGTTGTGATCAGCGAGGTGCTGTTCAGCTCCCTGTCGCGACTACAACACGACCGAGCGGCGGTTGCACAGCATTACCTTCAGGTCCTGACCGTGGTTGTTGCCCTTACCGCGCCGATCAGCGTCGCATTGGCCGCCGCCGCACCAGCCGTCATAGGGACCTTGTTCGGGCCGACATACAGCAGTGCTGCACCGGTGCTTGCGGTGCTTGCGCTATATACCCTGATCTACTCGGCGTCATTTCATTCCGGAGATGTGTACAAAGCCTTGAGACGACCGACGACGCTCACCGCTATCGAAGTGGTAAAGCTCGCCACCATGGTCGTTCCTATCTGGTGGGCAGCAGGACACGGAATTGTGATGGTTGCATTTGTACTGCTGACGATCGAGATCGTGCACTTCGTGGCCCGAATGTGGGTGCTGGGCCCAGTCGCCGGGTTGCCTTTGCGCGAAACGTTGAGGGCGGTCTCGCGTCCGACCCCGGCCGCTGCGGTTATGGGAGCGGTTATGGTTGTCGTCGGAAAATCGACGAGTTCGCTAACCGCCCCTGCAGCACTCGTTGTCATGGTTTTGGCTGGATTGCCGACCTACATTCTTGCGCTACGGGTCACCGCGCCTGAGCTCGTCCGCGCGGGGCTGGCTGCCGCGCGGTCGGTGAGCCGCCGGTCCCAGGCAGTGAGCGCGCGAAGCTCGAAAGGAAAATTGGTGTGA
- a CDS encoding O-antigen ligase: protein MTAVGRSLTGRGAAIGLIGAGLAVVSLAVLGPKPMIIAVGLPAAIAAALYAARRPQVMLVAMVVIEVTNLAGVVATHSSVPVFHASLGLGLLTVVLALRDPQMRGRLNRGTVICAGLIACYLATQLLATFKSLDADRSMAMMTHYVMDCVFLFVLLVLAQLSGKPWAVAAAVVVPLAVLSVLTLINQVVFGGTQPFGGFANVTEQSGELVTTLRYGGPLYDPNFWGRHLILGLPLAGALIVRAVQSGRRMAVLGWSVSMLALLAGVYLTQSRGTFLATAMVFLVWAVASGPVARRRALMAVPLVALVFLVPGIGDRLSALVADVSDSGQQYGLDTSVHDRTAAQEMAWDMFRDRPVFGLGPDLFAPSVPKYAGFVNTAVLDFERGPTAAHNLYLQLAAESGIVGLLGWLIFVGGFIGYIAFRVTRLSAVRNLADRSLAAATLAALIGWSVASVFLHLSYFRTFAVLLALAGSLASTTTDDCGASPDWRRRLSALTLGVFLGAATTATVVYASSTEVHTASQSVTLLPSGKIGWRYAYALDVRSREVLLPTYAVIAGFDMPGIKTFADTVRGLITVSATDADSDRARASLDRALANGSERWAGLDTQSAYRIVPVDSVKETTSTNRSTRWTAIGVIAGVIVAAVTAQSLRRRSTDSLDSHAGSAVSDHAIN, encoded by the coding sequence GTGACTGCAGTTGGACGTTCACTGACGGGACGCGGCGCGGCTATTGGCCTCATCGGCGCGGGATTGGCAGTCGTGAGCTTAGCCGTGCTTGGGCCGAAGCCGATGATCATCGCAGTCGGTTTACCCGCCGCTATCGCCGCTGCCCTGTATGCGGCGCGGCGTCCGCAAGTCATGCTCGTCGCGATGGTCGTCATTGAAGTGACGAATCTTGCTGGGGTGGTAGCCACGCACAGTTCCGTTCCCGTCTTCCACGCGTCCCTCGGCCTGGGATTGTTGACCGTGGTTCTTGCTCTTCGCGACCCACAGATGCGGGGGCGCCTAAACCGGGGAACGGTCATCTGCGCCGGGCTTATCGCCTGTTATCTGGCCACGCAACTGCTGGCCACCTTCAAGAGTCTTGACGCCGATCGCTCAATGGCCATGATGACCCACTACGTCATGGACTGCGTGTTTCTCTTCGTTCTGTTGGTTCTGGCGCAACTGAGCGGTAAGCCGTGGGCGGTCGCTGCAGCTGTCGTGGTGCCGCTGGCGGTGTTGTCAGTTCTCACCCTGATCAACCAAGTGGTTTTTGGAGGCACCCAGCCGTTCGGTGGCTTCGCGAACGTCACGGAGCAATCAGGCGAACTCGTCACAACGTTGAGGTACGGTGGGCCGCTTTACGACCCCAACTTCTGGGGTCGGCATCTGATCTTAGGTCTACCGCTGGCTGGCGCCCTCATCGTCCGCGCAGTTCAGTCGGGGCGTCGGATGGCGGTACTGGGATGGTCGGTGTCGATGCTTGCGCTGCTGGCCGGCGTGTACCTCACCCAGTCACGCGGCACGTTCCTCGCCACAGCGATGGTGTTCCTGGTCTGGGCGGTAGCAAGCGGTCCAGTTGCGCGGCGCCGGGCGCTCATGGCCGTACCGCTGGTCGCCTTGGTATTTCTGGTGCCGGGGATAGGCGACCGATTGTCCGCATTGGTCGCCGACGTATCAGATTCGGGACAGCAGTACGGCCTAGATACGTCGGTGCACGACCGGACAGCAGCACAAGAGATGGCCTGGGATATGTTTCGGGACAGGCCGGTGTTCGGGCTTGGGCCCGATCTCTTCGCACCGTCGGTACCGAAGTATGCGGGCTTCGTCAATACGGCTGTCCTTGATTTTGAACGAGGCCCCACGGCCGCACACAACCTATACCTCCAGCTCGCTGCTGAAAGCGGAATCGTCGGTCTACTGGGATGGCTGATTTTCGTCGGAGGCTTTATTGGCTACATCGCGTTCCGCGTAACCCGGCTTTCGGCCGTACGGAATCTGGCCGATCGATCGCTCGCAGCCGCAACGCTGGCAGCCCTCATCGGCTGGTCAGTTGCGAGTGTGTTCCTGCATTTGTCCTATTTCCGGACGTTCGCGGTCCTACTCGCCCTGGCGGGATCGTTGGCGTCGACGACGACTGACGATTGCGGTGCCAGCCCCGACTGGCGGCGAAGGTTATCGGCGCTAACGCTTGGCGTTTTCCTCGGTGCCGCCACCACAGCCACTGTCGTCTATGCATCGTCCACCGAGGTACACACAGCAAGTCAAAGTGTCACGTTATTACCTTCGGGCAAAATAGGGTGGCGTTACGCTTACGCGCTCGACGTCAGAAGCCGGGAAGTGCTGCTTCCAACCTATGCGGTTATTGCCGGATTTGACATGCCCGGAATAAAAACCTTTGCGGACACCGTTCGCGGCCTCATTACGGTGAGTGCGACGGACGCCGACTCAGATCGCGCACGGGCCAGTTTGGATAGAGCGTTGGCAAATGGGAGCGAGCGTTGGGCAGGTCTCGATACACAATCCGCGTACCGAATCGTACCCGTCGACAGTGTAAAAGAAACAACAAGCACAAATAGATCAACCCGTTGGACAGCCATCGGGGTGATCGCCGGAGTGATCGTGGCCGCTGTGACTGCTCAATCACTGCGACGTCGATCGACGGATAGCTTAGACTCCCACGCCGGTTCCGCAGTTAGTGATCACGCAATAAATTGA